In a genomic window of [Empedobacter] haloabium:
- a CDS encoding PAS domain S-box protein produces MSFSPILPRQRLGTSLALWASVSALLLTVVLVVLLGHLSTEELKRMIGAGLAERARHGAEQLDATMHERYREVRMLAGRHELSAAGVPVQVRRDTIEQLQGSYPMYAWIGLVSLDGIVRASTGELLEGVDVSKRPWFSGALKGKYVHDVHEAKLLAKLLPAQAGGPARFVDIAFPVPGENGKPAYVLGAHLHWRWAEQIRSRIDMAASGGEQTLIVDRDGKVLSGPEGLAGSVVQSLSLAAARGGVPKSAEERWPDGRTYLVGAAATSGYGDYAGLGWVVLTRQEARLAYAPVRELQLRVFGVGVAVALAFSLLGWRVSRRITQPLLDAATSAAAIEQGDQHSIDVAPGSFFELAALTGAVNASLRRLQEQQKQLTTMNVQLEERVAQRTGDLARSLDTVRRSEERIRTILETAQDAFVGMDSDGRITDWNPQAEHITGWRRDEVLGRPLHEVLIPPALRDAHQRGMRRFLATGEARVLGRRLELMALRRDGSEFPVEMTIGLVDVAGERSFGAFLNDISVRRRIERELESERTLLAAVLEAIDVAVVACDEAGNLTLFNRAAREIYGVPRDAALRTDWLHHCSVYLPDGSAPVPPHAVPLARALAGETISGQEIVIAPPGRAVRHLLCSGHALVSAEGTRLGAVVASSDITARREAERRLADSERFLRTMADNNPALIGYVDRETIYRFANRSYGATLGVTTDEIVGRHMRDVLGEAAYAVLEPYVAQALAGQPVHFETDFQHPGWPRYFMGDYIPNIDADGTVLGFHTMVTDITDRKMAELSQARNERLAQAASRAKSEFVANVSHEIRTPMNAVLGLTHLLDGTDLTPPQREYVGMIQSCGKTLVGIINDVLDFSKIEAGRIDIAALPFQLAQLVEAVATAMRASDKALNLVVDVAPDLPAAYIGDATRLQQVVLNLVGNALKFTAEGEVVVTFARIAQHGSTTTLRIDVRDSGIGISEEQMARLFRPFEQADAGISRRYGGTGLGLAIARQLVELMGGRITVASAPEQGSTFTVTLPLTSTAGAATAEAPPAGRLLVLDASAAGRAGSVHAAQQLGWNVVAAADMAAASAQLREASVDAILAGAAQAGVQQLLDEHAARWPGHAVALLQLTGGADRAVPALPQAVALARPLTAASLRGALAAPSRPTLPAPRASVAASASGLDGARILLVEDNALNQLVAKGILEPAGAIVTAVWNGQEAVDAMSADPARFDLVLMDVQMPVMDGYTATRQLRTRLGVRQPILAMSAGVTAAEREQCLAAGMNDFIAKPVDVEQMMESLRQHLGRAPAPPVAPMAAPAATFNVDRLAALSAADAGQRQALVGLVERMAREAPAELGRARAVWQEGDAKTAASVLHALRGSVGSLGARDFAQVSLRLEGALRDGREAVATVLFEDVARELNATTAAARAWLATQAPAAPAPQGEHDADGMPAGWAHWLALLAQRDLDAVTEYETLRGWLAGQLAPEQGAALAAAMAALDFDAVLAALPSALRQAGDNDMKEEDQ; encoded by the coding sequence ATGAGCTTTTCCCCGATCCTGCCGCGCCAGCGCCTGGGCACCTCGCTGGCCCTATGGGCCTCCGTCAGCGCGCTGCTGCTGACCGTCGTCCTGGTCGTCCTGCTGGGCCACTTGTCCACCGAAGAACTGAAGCGCATGATCGGCGCGGGCCTGGCCGAGCGCGCCCGCCACGGCGCCGAGCAGCTGGACGCGACGATGCACGAGCGCTACCGCGAGGTGCGCATGCTGGCCGGACGCCATGAACTGAGCGCGGCCGGCGTGCCGGTGCAGGTACGGCGCGATACGATCGAGCAGCTGCAGGGCAGCTATCCGATGTACGCATGGATCGGCCTGGTCAGCCTGGACGGCATCGTGCGCGCCTCGACCGGCGAGTTGCTGGAGGGCGTGGACGTGTCGAAGCGGCCCTGGTTTTCCGGCGCCCTGAAGGGCAAGTACGTGCATGACGTGCACGAGGCCAAGCTGCTGGCCAAGCTGCTGCCGGCCCAGGCCGGCGGTCCCGCGCGCTTCGTCGATATCGCGTTCCCCGTGCCTGGCGAGAACGGCAAGCCAGCCTACGTGCTGGGTGCGCACCTGCACTGGCGCTGGGCCGAGCAGATCCGCAGCCGCATCGACATGGCCGCCAGCGGCGGCGAGCAGACCCTGATCGTCGACCGCGACGGCAAGGTGCTGTCCGGACCGGAAGGGCTGGCCGGCAGCGTGGTCCAATCGCTCAGCCTGGCGGCCGCGCGCGGCGGCGTACCGAAGAGCGCCGAGGAGCGCTGGCCGGACGGCCGCACCTACCTGGTCGGTGCCGCCGCCACCAGCGGCTATGGCGATTACGCCGGGCTGGGCTGGGTCGTGCTGACGCGCCAGGAGGCGCGCTTGGCCTACGCCCCCGTGCGCGAGCTGCAGCTGCGCGTGTTCGGCGTCGGCGTCGCCGTCGCGCTGGCCTTCTCGCTGCTGGGCTGGCGCGTGTCGCGCCGCATCACGCAGCCACTGCTGGACGCGGCCACGTCCGCCGCCGCCATCGAGCAGGGCGACCAGCATTCGATCGACGTGGCCCCGGGCAGCTTCTTCGAGCTGGCCGCGCTGACGGGGGCCGTCAACGCCAGCCTGCGGCGCCTGCAGGAACAACAGAAGCAGTTGACGACGATGAACGTCCAGCTGGAAGAACGCGTGGCCCAGCGCACCGGCGACCTGGCGCGCTCGCTGGACACGGTGCGGCGCAGCGAGGAACGCATCCGCACGATCCTGGAGACGGCGCAGGACGCCTTCGTCGGCATGGACAGCGATGGCCGCATCACGGACTGGAACCCACAGGCCGAGCACATCACGGGCTGGCGCCGCGACGAGGTGCTGGGCCGGCCCTTGCACGAAGTGCTGATTCCGCCCGCGCTGCGCGACGCGCACCAGCGCGGCATGCGGCGCTTCCTGGCCACGGGCGAGGCGCGCGTGCTGGGGCGCCGGCTGGAATTGATGGCGCTGCGGCGCGACGGCAGCGAATTTCCCGTCGAGATGACGATCGGCCTGGTCGACGTCGCCGGCGAGCGCTCGTTCGGCGCCTTCCTCAACGATATCTCGGTGCGCCGGCGCATCGAGCGCGAGCTGGAAAGCGAGCGCACCCTGCTGGCCGCCGTGCTGGAAGCGATCGACGTGGCCGTGGTGGCCTGCGACGAGGCCGGCAACCTGACCCTGTTCAACCGCGCCGCGCGCGAGATCTATGGCGTGCCGCGCGATGCCGCGCTGCGCACCGACTGGCTGCACCACTGCAGTGTGTACCTGCCGGACGGCAGCGCGCCGGTGCCGCCGCACGCGGTGCCGCTGGCCCGTGCCCTGGCCGGCGAAACCATCAGCGGCCAGGAGATCGTCATCGCGCCGCCGGGCCGGGCGGTGCGCCACCTGCTGTGCTCCGGCCACGCGCTGGTCAGTGCCGAAGGCACGCGCCTGGGCGCGGTGGTGGCCAGCAGCGACATCACGGCGCGCCGCGAGGCCGAGCGCCGCCTGGCCGACAGCGAACGCTTCCTGCGCACGATGGCGGACAACAATCCCGCCCTGATCGGCTACGTCGACAGGGAGACCATCTACCGCTTCGCCAACCGCAGCTACGGCGCCACGCTGGGCGTCACGACCGACGAGATCGTGGGCCGGCACATGCGCGACGTGCTGGGCGAAGCCGCCTACGCCGTGCTCGAGCCCTACGTGGCGCAGGCGCTGGCCGGCCAGCCGGTGCACTTCGAGACCGACTTCCAGCACCCGGGCTGGCCACGCTACTTCATGGGCGACTACATCCCCAATATCGACGCCGACGGCACCGTGCTGGGCTTCCACACGATGGTGACCGACATCACGGATCGTAAAATGGCGGAACTGAGCCAGGCCCGCAACGAGCGGCTGGCGCAGGCGGCCAGCCGCGCCAAGAGCGAGTTCGTGGCCAACGTCAGCCATGAAATCCGTACCCCGATGAATGCGGTACTGGGCCTGACCCACCTGCTCGACGGCACGGACCTGACGCCGCCGCAGCGCGAATACGTGGGCATGATCCAGTCCTGCGGCAAGACGCTGGTCGGCATCATCAACGACGTGCTCGACTTCTCCAAGATCGAGGCTGGCCGCATCGACATCGCGGCGCTGCCGTTCCAGCTGGCACAGCTGGTGGAGGCCGTCGCCACCGCGATGCGTGCCAGCGACAAGGCGTTGAACCTCGTCGTGGACGTGGCGCCGGACCTCCCGGCCGCCTACATCGGCGATGCCACCCGGCTGCAGCAGGTGGTGCTGAACCTGGTCGGCAACGCGCTCAAATTCACCGCCGAGGGCGAAGTGGTGGTGACGTTCGCCCGCATCGCCCAGCACGGCAGCACCACCACCCTGCGCATCGACGTGCGCGACAGCGGCATCGGCATCAGCGAGGAGCAGATGGCGCGGCTGTTCCGGCCGTTCGAGCAGGCCGATGCCGGCATTTCGCGGCGCTACGGCGGCACTGGCCTGGGCCTGGCGATCGCCCGCCAGCTGGTCGAGCTGATGGGCGGGCGCATCACCGTCGCCAGCGCGCCGGAGCAGGGCAGCACCTTCACGGTGACCTTGCCGCTGACCAGCACGGCCGGCGCCGCGACGGCCGAGGCGCCCCCGGCGGGACGCCTGCTGGTGCTGGACGCCAGCGCCGCCGGCCGCGCCGGCAGCGTCCACGCGGCGCAGCAGCTGGGCTGGAACGTGGTGGCGGCGGCCGATATGGCGGCGGCCTCGGCACAGCTGCGCGAGGCCAGCGTGGACGCCATCCTGGCGGGCGCGGCCCAGGCCGGCGTGCAGCAGTTGTTGGACGAGCATGCGGCGCGCTGGCCCGGCCACGCCGTCGCGCTGCTGCAATTGACCGGTGGCGCGGACCGCGCGGTGCCGGCGTTGCCGCAAGCGGTCGCGCTGGCCCGGCCCCTCACCGCGGCCAGCCTGCGTGGCGCCCTGGCGGCGCCCAGCCGGCCGACGCTGCCGGCCCCGCGCGCCAGCGTGGCGGCCAGCGCCAGCGGCCTGGACGGCGCGCGCATCCTGCTGGTCGAGGATAACGCGCTCAACCAGCTGGTGGCGAAAGGTATACTGGAACCCGCCGGCGCCATTGTGACGGCCGTGTGGAACGGCCAGGAGGCCGTCGACGCGATGAGCGCCGACCCGGCGCGCTTCGACCTGGTGCTGATGGACGTGCAGATGCCGGTGATGGACGGTTATACGGCCACCCGGCAGCTGCGCACCCGGCTGGGGGTACGCCAGCCGATCCTGGCGATGAGCGCCGGCGTCACGGCGGCCGAGCGCGAGCAGTGCCTGGCGGCCGGCATGAACGATTTCATCGCCAAGCCGGTCGATGTGGAGCAGATGATGGAAAGCTTGCGGCAGCACCTGGGCCGTGCGCCGGCGCCACCGGTGGCCCCGATGGCGGCGCCCGCGGCCACGTTCAACGTGGACCGGCTGGCGGCGCTGAGCGCGGCCGACGCCGGCCAGCGCCAGGCCCTGGTCGGATTGGTCGAGCGCATGGCGCGCGAGGCCCCGGCCGAGCTGGGCCGGGCCCGCGCAGTCTGGCAGGAAGGCGACGCCAAGACGGCCGCCTCGGTGCTGCACGCGCTGCGCGGCTCGGTCGGCAGCCTGGGGGCACGCGACTTCGCCCAGGTCTCGCTGCGGCTGGAAGGCGCGCTGCGCGACGGCCGCGAGGCGGTGGCGACGGTCCTGTTCGAGGACGTGGCGCGCGAACTGAACGCCACCACCGCGGCGGCGCGCGCCTGGCTGGCGACGCAGGCCCCGGCCGCGCCGGCGCCGCAAGGAGAGCATGACGCGGACGGCATGCCGGCCGGCTGGGCGCACTGGTTGGCCCTGCTGGCCCAGCGCGACCTGGACGCCGTGACCGAGTACGAGACGTTGCGCGGCTGGCTGGCGGGGCAGCTGGCGCCGGAGCAAGGCGCGGCGCTGGCCGCCGCGATGGCCGCGCTGGATTTCGATGCGGTGCTGGCGGCGCTGCCGTCGGCGCTGCGTCAAGCCGGAGATAACGACATGAAAGAGGAGGACCAATGA
- a CDS encoding Crp/Fnr family transcriptional regulator: MQTESAALRAPIQSLNLPAKRGQGVPQGISLTGVQQNELLRALPQHELERLLPELELVALPTGKHLYDFGEKIDYSYFPTTAIVSLQYVNEDGITTEIAVVGREGVAGVTMYKGERASNTAVVQAAGYGYRMRTDTLRELFGEGGTLAHQLMRYTSCLFAQLAQNVVSSRHSSIEQKLCRWLLERLDRSPSSELKVTQELIANLLGVRRESITAAAGKLQAEGLIQCRRGMVVVLDRAGLERCAGACYFAARGTLAQAATH, from the coding sequence ATGCAAACCGAATCCGCCGCGCTGCGCGCGCCCATCCAGTCCCTGAACCTGCCCGCGAAACGCGGCCAGGGCGTGCCTCAAGGCATCAGCCTGACGGGTGTCCAGCAAAACGAGCTGCTGCGCGCGCTGCCGCAGCACGAGCTGGAACGCCTGTTGCCGGAACTGGAACTGGTGGCCCTGCCAACCGGCAAGCACCTGTACGACTTCGGCGAGAAGATCGACTACAGCTATTTCCCCACCACGGCCATCGTCTCGCTGCAATACGTCAACGAGGACGGCATCACGACGGAGATCGCCGTGGTCGGCCGCGAGGGCGTGGCGGGCGTCACCATGTACAAGGGCGAACGCGCCAGCAACACGGCGGTCGTGCAGGCGGCCGGTTACGGCTACCGCATGCGCACCGATACGCTGCGCGAGCTGTTCGGCGAGGGCGGCACGCTGGCGCACCAGCTGATGCGCTACACCAGCTGCCTGTTCGCCCAGCTGGCGCAGAATGTCGTCAGCAGCCGTCACAGCAGCATCGAGCAGAAGCTGTGCCGCTGGCTGCTGGAACGGCTGGACCGCTCGCCATCGAGCGAACTGAAGGTAACGCAGGAACTGATCGCCAACCTGCTGGGCGTGCGCCGCGAAAGCATCACGGCGGCAGCCGGCAAGCTGCAGGCCGAGGGCCTGATCCAGTGCCGCCGCGGCATGGTCGTGGTGCTGGACCGCGCGGGCCTGGAACGCTGCGCCGGCGCGTGCTACTTTGCCGCCCGCGGCACGCTGGCGCAGGCCGCTACCCACTGA
- a CDS encoding EAL domain-containing protein, protein MKNDDNLGTPALARAEPPAGVFVLDAQHRLLGLSAGLQEQLGGDGGVLAAALQPEAATDRPAPVGLADVLAGTDTPGLALVPIQSPQGAPSGYVGVLGQPASASARFQELLNHLPAGVVVHGADGVILTANRAAERLLGRTLDKLRGVEASESEWALLQADGKPMPAEMYPVHQVLRTGIAVAGFIAGLRRGAGGVSWMICNAYPVQDDAGALVEVVVCFTDCTNLKDAEQQLRKSEERLRLVLRGSRDAVWDFDLRSGEAYYSDRWWEMLGYQAGEVSADQQTWRRFLHPDDRMALNAFMQELLGGTRDSFSIELRLAHRDGHYVPVLSRGFVLHDSAGRPVRVSGTNTDLTERKESERRIYHLAYFDHLTGLPNRRHLLEQLGKIASRSSRLARIGALLFIDLDNFKQLNDTLGHDAGDLLLQQVAERLRHAVRDSDQLARLGGDEFVVALENLGATDEEAAVEAEKVAHKMLAVLQRPHRLAVRAVTITPSIGISLFGNVATAMDEVLKQADIAMYHAKAAGRNTLRFFDPAMQAAIDARSLMENDLRQGLHAGHFPLHCQPQFSADGKLVGGEMLLRWQHPQRGLVGPAEFIDLAESTGLIVAIGQQALYDACACLARWARLPVLCDISLAVNVSVQQLVQADFVARVLSVLEQTGAPPSRLSLELTESILAEDDVIDKMLALRQHGVLFSLDDFGTGYSSLSYLKRFPFCALKVDRSFVNDARTGSNAGAIAELIVALGKTLGLKVIAEGVENEQQFGFLREQRCDAFQGFLFAPALPLDEFERRYAVAPA, encoded by the coding sequence ATGAAAAATGACGACAATCTCGGCACGCCGGCACTGGCACGGGCCGAACCGCCGGCCGGGGTGTTCGTGCTGGATGCGCAGCATCGCCTGCTGGGCCTGAGCGCCGGCCTGCAAGAGCAGCTTGGTGGCGATGGCGGCGTGCTGGCCGCGGCGCTGCAGCCGGAGGCGGCCACCGACCGCCCCGCCCCGGTCGGCCTGGCCGATGTCCTGGCCGGGACGGACACGCCGGGCCTGGCGCTCGTGCCGATCCAGTCGCCGCAAGGCGCGCCCAGCGGCTACGTGGGCGTGCTGGGCCAGCCAGCCAGCGCCAGCGCCCGCTTCCAGGAACTGCTGAACCACCTGCCGGCCGGCGTCGTCGTGCACGGCGCAGATGGCGTGATCCTGACGGCCAACCGCGCCGCCGAGCGCCTGCTGGGGCGCACGCTCGACAAGCTGCGCGGCGTCGAGGCCAGCGAATCCGAATGGGCGCTGCTGCAGGCCGACGGCAAGCCGATGCCGGCCGAGATGTACCCGGTGCACCAGGTGCTGCGCACCGGGATCGCGGTGGCGGGCTTCATTGCCGGCCTGCGCCGCGGGGCTGGCGGCGTGTCGTGGATGATCTGCAACGCCTACCCGGTGCAGGACGACGCCGGCGCGTTGGTCGAGGTCGTAGTCTGCTTTACCGACTGCACCAATCTGAAGGACGCCGAACAGCAGTTGCGCAAGTCCGAGGAGCGCCTGCGCCTGGTGCTGCGCGGTTCGCGCGATGCCGTCTGGGACTTCGACCTGCGCAGCGGCGAGGCCTATTACTCCGACCGCTGGTGGGAGATGCTGGGCTACCAGGCGGGCGAGGTGTCGGCCGACCAGCAGACCTGGCGCCGCTTCCTGCATCCGGACGATCGCATGGCGCTGAACGCCTTCATGCAGGAGCTGCTCGGCGGCACGCGCGACAGCTTTTCGATCGAACTGCGGCTGGCCCATCGGGACGGCCACTATGTGCCCGTGCTGTCGCGCGGCTTCGTGCTGCACGACAGCGCCGGCCGGCCCGTCCGGGTGTCCGGCACCAACACCGACCTGACCGAACGCAAGGAAAGCGAGCGGCGCATCTACCACCTGGCCTACTTCGATCACCTGACGGGCCTGCCGAACCGGCGCCATCTGCTGGAACAGCTGGGCAAGATCGCCAGCCGCAGCAGCAGGCTGGCACGCATCGGCGCCCTGCTCTTCATCGACCTGGACAATTTCAAGCAGCTCAACGACACGCTGGGCCACGATGCCGGCGACCTGTTGCTGCAGCAGGTCGCCGAACGGCTGCGTCATGCCGTACGCGACAGCGACCAGCTGGCCCGCCTGGGCGGCGACGAGTTCGTGGTGGCGCTGGAAAACTTGGGGGCCACCGACGAGGAGGCGGCCGTGGAGGCGGAGAAGGTGGCGCACAAGATGCTGGCGGTACTGCAGCGGCCGCACCGCCTGGCGGTACGGGCCGTGACGATCACGCCCAGCATCGGCATCTCGCTGTTCGGCAACGTGGCTACCGCGATGGACGAGGTACTGAAGCAGGCCGACATCGCCATGTACCACGCCAAGGCGGCCGGTCGCAACACGCTGCGCTTCTTCGACCCGGCCATGCAGGCCGCGATCGACGCGCGCAGCCTGATGGAAAACGACCTGCGCCAGGGCCTGCACGCGGGCCACTTCCCGCTGCATTGCCAGCCGCAGTTCAGCGCGGACGGCAAGCTGGTGGGTGGCGAGATGCTGCTGCGCTGGCAGCATCCCCAGCGTGGCCTGGTCGGTCCGGCCGAGTTCATCGACCTGGCCGAAAGCACCGGGCTGATCGTCGCCATCGGCCAGCAGGCGCTGTATGACGCCTGCGCCTGCCTGGCGCGCTGGGCCCGGCTGCCCGTGCTGTGCGATATCTCGCTGGCCGTCAACGTCAGTGTGCAGCAGCTGGTGCAGGCCGATTTCGTCGCACGCGTGCTGTCGGTGCTGGAGCAGACCGGCGCGCCGCCCAGCCGGCTCAGCCTGGAACTGACGGAAAGCATCCTGGCCGAGGACGACGTGATCGACAAGATGCTGGCCCTGCGCCAGCATGGTGTGCTGTTCTCGCTGGACGATTTCGGTACCGGCTATTCGTCGCTCAGCTACCTGAAGCGTTTCCCGTTCTGCGCGCTGAAGGTGGACCGCTCGTTCGTCAACGATGCGCGCACGGGCTCCAACGCGGGCGCCATCGCCGAGCTGATCGTCGCCCTGGGCAAGACCTTGGGGTTGAAAGTGATCGCGGAAGGTGTGGAAAACGAGCAGCAGTTCGGCTTCCTGCGCGAACAGCGCTGTGACGCCTTCCAGGGCTTCCTGTTCGCGCCGGCACTGCCGCTGGACGAGTTCGAACGGCGCTATGCCGTGGCGCCGGCCTAG